In Lampris incognitus isolate fLamInc1 chromosome 20, fLamInc1.hap2, whole genome shotgun sequence, one genomic interval encodes:
- the LOC130130312 gene encoding oxysterol-binding protein 1-like isoform X3 yields MSEPKTPTPTPAGDTYKGWVFKWTNYIKGYQRRWFVLSNGLLSYYRTQAEMGHTCRGTINLATATIAVDDACNFVISNGGAQTYHLKASCEVERQRWITALELAKAKAARMQAESDDSGDDFSPSSPPAPPGQGAGTQSSEVQSTLRTLGSKVEDLSTCNDLISKHGSALQRSLSELDSLRLTGEAGDKIRQVTERATLFRITSNAMINACRDFLALAQAHSKRWQKALQAEREQRVRLEETLEQLAKQHNHLERAFRGASQANTTTESKGSAGPGKGEASDEDDDNEFFDAMEEAPEFITVPADPQFHKRSSSNISGFNSEMCPDDQSLNEEPLTISQESPSQEMVPLKKRRTRIPDKPNYSLNLWSIMKNCIGKELSKIPMPVNFNEPISMLQRLSEDLEYHELLDKAGKCQSSLEQLCYVAAFSISSYSTTVHRTGKPFNPLLGETYELDRRRESGYRSLCEQVSHHPPAAAHHVISDRGWTLRQEITVASKFRGKYLSIMPLGTIHAIFEKGNNHYTWKKVTTTVHNIIVGKLWIDQSGEIDVVNHTTGDRCHLKFAPYSYFSRDVARKVTGVVMDKDGKAHYVLSGTWDEKMEFSRVMQSSRGGENGTEGKQKTVYQTLKAREVWRRNALPDRAETMYFFTDLALTLNEPEDGIAPTDSRRRPDQRLMEDGRWDEANTEKQRLEEKQRNVRREREREAASQRTASQSEEAGDEDSFNDPSLKSAPHDNYKALWFERCEDPTTALL; encoded by the exons ATGTCAGAGCCCAAGACGCCTACTCCAACCCCAGCTGGTGACACATACAAAGGCTGGGTGTTCAAATGGACAAACTACATCAAGGGATATCAACGGCGATGGTTTGTCTTGAGCAATGGATTATTGTCCTACTACAG GACCCAGGCAGAAATGGGCCACACATGTAGGGGAACAATCAACTTGGCAACAGCAACAATTGCTGTGGATGATGCTTGTAACTTTGTCATCTCTAATGGTGGGGCACAGACTTATCACCTGAAAGCCAGCTGTGAGGTGGAACGCCAGCGGTGGATCACTGCCTTGGAGCTGGCTAAAGCCAAGGCTGCACGAATGCAGGCCGAGTCAG ATGACTCTGGGGACGACTTCTCTCCATCTTCTCCCCCAGCGCCGCCTGGACAAGGTGCAGGGACACAGAGCTCAGAGGTCCAGTCAACACTCAGGACACTGGGCAGCAAGGTGGAAGATCTAAGCACGTGCAATGACCTCATCTCTAAACATGGCTCTGCCCTTCAAAG GTCTTTGTCAGAGCTGGACAGCTTGCGTCTCACTGGAGAGGCTGGGGACAAGATTCGGCAGGTAACTGAGAGAGCCACACTGTTCCGTATCACCTCCAATGCCATGATTAAC GCCTGCAGAGACTTCCTGGCTCTGGCACAGGCCCACAGTAAGCGGTGGCAGAAAGCCCTTCAGGCCGAACGAGAGCAGCGGGTGAGGCTGGAGGAGACCCTTGAGCAGCTGGCCAAGCAGCACAATCACTTGGAGAGAGCTTTCAGAGGGGCTTCACAGGCTAACACCACCACAGAAAGCAAAG GTTCTGCTGGGCCTGGAAAGGGGGAGGCGAGCGATGAGGACGATGACAATGAGTTCTTTGATGCCATGGAGGAGGCCCCCGAGTTCATCACAGTGCCTGCAGATCCTCAGTTTCACAA AAGGTCGAGTAGTAATATCAGTGGCTTCAACAGTGAAATGTGTCCTGATGATCAGTCG CTTAATGAGGAGCCGCTAACCATCAGTCAGGAGTCCCCATCTCAGGAGATGGTCCCCCTGAAGAAGAGGCGGACCCGCATTCCTGACAAACCCAACTACTCACTAAACCTATGGAGCATCATGAAGAACTGCATTGGCAAAGAGCTGTCCAAGATCCCCATGCCT GTGAACTTCAACGAGCCCATTTCCATGCTGCAGCGCTTGTCGGAGGACCTGGAGTACCACGAGCTCCTGGACAAGGCGGGAAAGTGTCAGAGCTCCCTAGAGCAGTTGTGCTATGTGGCGGCCTTCTCCATTTCCTCTTATTCCACTACTGTCCACCGCACTGGCAAGCCCTTCAACCCCTTGCTGGGCGAGACGTATGAGTTGGACCGCCGAAGAGAGAGTGGCTACCGCTCCCTCTGTGAGCAG GTGAGTCACCACCCCCCAGCAGCAGCGCACCATGTGATATCTGATCGAGGCTGGACCCTGAGGCAAGAGATCACTGTCGCCAGTAAATTCAGGGGCAAATACCTTTCCATCATGCCCTTAG GCACAATCCACGCTATCTTTGAGAAGGGCAACAATCACTACACATGGAAGAAAGTCACCACTACCGTACATAACATCATTGTAGGCAAACTATGGATTGATCAG TCAGGAGAAATAGACGTGGTGAACCACACAACAGGAGACCGCTGCCACCTAAAGTTTGCCCCCTACAGCTACTTCTCCAGAGATGTAGCCAGGAAG GTGACGGGCGTGGTGATGGACAAGGACGGCAAGGCCCACTATGTGTTGTCTGGCACATGGGATGAAAAGATGGAGTTCTCCAGGGTGATGCAGAGCAGCCGAGGGGGGGAGAATGGCACCGAAGGCAAGCAGAAGACGGTCTACCAGACCCTCAAAGCTCGGGAGGTTTGGAGAAGGAACGCTCTACC TGATAGGGCAGAGACCATGTACTTCTTCACTGACCTGGCTCTCACCCTGAATGAGCCCGAGGATGGCATCGCTCCCACGGACAGCAGGCGCCGCCCGGACCAGCGGCTAATGGAAGACGGCCGCTGGGATGAGGCCAACACTGAGAAGCAAAGACTTGAGGAGAAGCAGCGCAACGTCCGccgcgagagggagagggaagctgCCAGTCAGCGCACCGCCAGCCAATCAGAAGAAG CTGGCGATGAGGACTCTTTTAATGACCCCTCTCTCAAAA GTGCTCCTCATGACAACTACAAGGCTCTGTGGTTCGAGCGCTGTGAGGACCCCACCACAG CACTGCTTTAA
- the LOC130130312 gene encoding oxysterol-binding protein 1-like isoform X2: MSEPKTPTPTPAGDTYKGWVFKWTNYIKGYQRRWFVLSNGLLSYYRTQAEMGHTCRGTINLATATIAVDDACNFVISNGGAQTYHLKASCEVERQRWITALELAKAKAARMQAESDDSGDDFSPSSPPAPPGQGAGTQSSEVQSTLRTLGSKVEDLSTCNDLISKHGSALQRSLSELDSLRLTGEAGDKIRQVTERATLFRITSNAMINACRDFLALAQAHSKRWQKALQAEREQRVRLEETLEQLAKQHNHLERAFRGASQANTTTESKGSAGPGKGEASDEDDDNEFFDAMEEAPEFITVPADPQFHKRSSSNISGFNSEMCPDDQSLNEEPLTISQESPSQEMVPLKKRRTRIPDKPNYSLNLWSIMKNCIGKELSKIPMPVNFNEPISMLQRLSEDLEYHELLDKAGKCQSSLEQLCYVAAFSISSYSTTVHRTGKPFNPLLGETYELDRRRESGYRSLCEQVSHHPPAAAHHVISDRGWTLRQEITVASKFRGKYLSIMPLGTIHAIFEKGNNHYTWKKVTTTVHNIIVGKLWIDQSGEIDVVNHTTGDRCHLKFAPYSYFSRDVARKVTGVVMDKDGKAHYVLSGTWDEKMEFSRVMQSSRGGENGTEGKQKTVYQTLKAREVWRRNALPDRAETMYFFTDLALTLNEPEDGIAPTDSRRRPDQRLMEDGRWDEANTEKQRLEEKQRNVRREREREAASQRTASQSEEGAPHDNYKALWFERCEDPTTGELVHIYKGGYWEAKEHGSWEACPDIF, translated from the exons ATGTCAGAGCCCAAGACGCCTACTCCAACCCCAGCTGGTGACACATACAAAGGCTGGGTGTTCAAATGGACAAACTACATCAAGGGATATCAACGGCGATGGTTTGTCTTGAGCAATGGATTATTGTCCTACTACAG GACCCAGGCAGAAATGGGCCACACATGTAGGGGAACAATCAACTTGGCAACAGCAACAATTGCTGTGGATGATGCTTGTAACTTTGTCATCTCTAATGGTGGGGCACAGACTTATCACCTGAAAGCCAGCTGTGAGGTGGAACGCCAGCGGTGGATCACTGCCTTGGAGCTGGCTAAAGCCAAGGCTGCACGAATGCAGGCCGAGTCAG ATGACTCTGGGGACGACTTCTCTCCATCTTCTCCCCCAGCGCCGCCTGGACAAGGTGCAGGGACACAGAGCTCAGAGGTCCAGTCAACACTCAGGACACTGGGCAGCAAGGTGGAAGATCTAAGCACGTGCAATGACCTCATCTCTAAACATGGCTCTGCCCTTCAAAG GTCTTTGTCAGAGCTGGACAGCTTGCGTCTCACTGGAGAGGCTGGGGACAAGATTCGGCAGGTAACTGAGAGAGCCACACTGTTCCGTATCACCTCCAATGCCATGATTAAC GCCTGCAGAGACTTCCTGGCTCTGGCACAGGCCCACAGTAAGCGGTGGCAGAAAGCCCTTCAGGCCGAACGAGAGCAGCGGGTGAGGCTGGAGGAGACCCTTGAGCAGCTGGCCAAGCAGCACAATCACTTGGAGAGAGCTTTCAGAGGGGCTTCACAGGCTAACACCACCACAGAAAGCAAAG GTTCTGCTGGGCCTGGAAAGGGGGAGGCGAGCGATGAGGACGATGACAATGAGTTCTTTGATGCCATGGAGGAGGCCCCCGAGTTCATCACAGTGCCTGCAGATCCTCAGTTTCACAA AAGGTCGAGTAGTAATATCAGTGGCTTCAACAGTGAAATGTGTCCTGATGATCAGTCG CTTAATGAGGAGCCGCTAACCATCAGTCAGGAGTCCCCATCTCAGGAGATGGTCCCCCTGAAGAAGAGGCGGACCCGCATTCCTGACAAACCCAACTACTCACTAAACCTATGGAGCATCATGAAGAACTGCATTGGCAAAGAGCTGTCCAAGATCCCCATGCCT GTGAACTTCAACGAGCCCATTTCCATGCTGCAGCGCTTGTCGGAGGACCTGGAGTACCACGAGCTCCTGGACAAGGCGGGAAAGTGTCAGAGCTCCCTAGAGCAGTTGTGCTATGTGGCGGCCTTCTCCATTTCCTCTTATTCCACTACTGTCCACCGCACTGGCAAGCCCTTCAACCCCTTGCTGGGCGAGACGTATGAGTTGGACCGCCGAAGAGAGAGTGGCTACCGCTCCCTCTGTGAGCAG GTGAGTCACCACCCCCCAGCAGCAGCGCACCATGTGATATCTGATCGAGGCTGGACCCTGAGGCAAGAGATCACTGTCGCCAGTAAATTCAGGGGCAAATACCTTTCCATCATGCCCTTAG GCACAATCCACGCTATCTTTGAGAAGGGCAACAATCACTACACATGGAAGAAAGTCACCACTACCGTACATAACATCATTGTAGGCAAACTATGGATTGATCAG TCAGGAGAAATAGACGTGGTGAACCACACAACAGGAGACCGCTGCCACCTAAAGTTTGCCCCCTACAGCTACTTCTCCAGAGATGTAGCCAGGAAG GTGACGGGCGTGGTGATGGACAAGGACGGCAAGGCCCACTATGTGTTGTCTGGCACATGGGATGAAAAGATGGAGTTCTCCAGGGTGATGCAGAGCAGCCGAGGGGGGGAGAATGGCACCGAAGGCAAGCAGAAGACGGTCTACCAGACCCTCAAAGCTCGGGAGGTTTGGAGAAGGAACGCTCTACC TGATAGGGCAGAGACCATGTACTTCTTCACTGACCTGGCTCTCACCCTGAATGAGCCCGAGGATGGCATCGCTCCCACGGACAGCAGGCGCCGCCCGGACCAGCGGCTAATGGAAGACGGCCGCTGGGATGAGGCCAACACTGAGAAGCAAAGACTTGAGGAGAAGCAGCGCAACGTCCGccgcgagagggagagggaagctgCCAGTCAGCGCACCGCCAGCCAATCAGAAGAAG GTGCTCCTCATGACAACTACAAGGCTCTGTGGTTCGAGCGCTGTGAGGACCCCACCACAGGTGAGCTTGTTCACATATATAAGGGAGGTTATTGGGAAGCCAAGGAGCATGGCAGCTGGGAGGCCTGTCCAGACATATTCTGA
- the LOC130130312 gene encoding oxysterol-binding protein 1-like isoform X1: protein MSEPKTPTPTPAGDTYKGWVFKWTNYIKGYQRRWFVLSNGLLSYYRTQAEMGHTCRGTINLATATIAVDDACNFVISNGGAQTYHLKASCEVERQRWITALELAKAKAARMQAESDDSGDDFSPSSPPAPPGQGAGTQSSEVQSTLRTLGSKVEDLSTCNDLISKHGSALQRSLSELDSLRLTGEAGDKIRQVTERATLFRITSNAMINACRDFLALAQAHSKRWQKALQAEREQRVRLEETLEQLAKQHNHLERAFRGASQANTTTESKGSAGPGKGEASDEDDDNEFFDAMEEAPEFITVPADPQFHKRSSSNISGFNSEMCPDDQSLNEEPLTISQESPSQEMVPLKKRRTRIPDKPNYSLNLWSIMKNCIGKELSKIPMPVNFNEPISMLQRLSEDLEYHELLDKAGKCQSSLEQLCYVAAFSISSYSTTVHRTGKPFNPLLGETYELDRRRESGYRSLCEQVSHHPPAAAHHVISDRGWTLRQEITVASKFRGKYLSIMPLGTIHAIFEKGNNHYTWKKVTTTVHNIIVGKLWIDQSGEIDVVNHTTGDRCHLKFAPYSYFSRDVARKVTGVVMDKDGKAHYVLSGTWDEKMEFSRVMQSSRGGENGTEGKQKTVYQTLKAREVWRRNALPDRAETMYFFTDLALTLNEPEDGIAPTDSRRRPDQRLMEDGRWDEANTEKQRLEEKQRNVRREREREAASQRTASQSEEAGDEDSFNDPSLKSAPHDNYKALWFERCEDPTTGELVHIYKGGYWEAKEHGSWEACPDIF from the exons ATGTCAGAGCCCAAGACGCCTACTCCAACCCCAGCTGGTGACACATACAAAGGCTGGGTGTTCAAATGGACAAACTACATCAAGGGATATCAACGGCGATGGTTTGTCTTGAGCAATGGATTATTGTCCTACTACAG GACCCAGGCAGAAATGGGCCACACATGTAGGGGAACAATCAACTTGGCAACAGCAACAATTGCTGTGGATGATGCTTGTAACTTTGTCATCTCTAATGGTGGGGCACAGACTTATCACCTGAAAGCCAGCTGTGAGGTGGAACGCCAGCGGTGGATCACTGCCTTGGAGCTGGCTAAAGCCAAGGCTGCACGAATGCAGGCCGAGTCAG ATGACTCTGGGGACGACTTCTCTCCATCTTCTCCCCCAGCGCCGCCTGGACAAGGTGCAGGGACACAGAGCTCAGAGGTCCAGTCAACACTCAGGACACTGGGCAGCAAGGTGGAAGATCTAAGCACGTGCAATGACCTCATCTCTAAACATGGCTCTGCCCTTCAAAG GTCTTTGTCAGAGCTGGACAGCTTGCGTCTCACTGGAGAGGCTGGGGACAAGATTCGGCAGGTAACTGAGAGAGCCACACTGTTCCGTATCACCTCCAATGCCATGATTAAC GCCTGCAGAGACTTCCTGGCTCTGGCACAGGCCCACAGTAAGCGGTGGCAGAAAGCCCTTCAGGCCGAACGAGAGCAGCGGGTGAGGCTGGAGGAGACCCTTGAGCAGCTGGCCAAGCAGCACAATCACTTGGAGAGAGCTTTCAGAGGGGCTTCACAGGCTAACACCACCACAGAAAGCAAAG GTTCTGCTGGGCCTGGAAAGGGGGAGGCGAGCGATGAGGACGATGACAATGAGTTCTTTGATGCCATGGAGGAGGCCCCCGAGTTCATCACAGTGCCTGCAGATCCTCAGTTTCACAA AAGGTCGAGTAGTAATATCAGTGGCTTCAACAGTGAAATGTGTCCTGATGATCAGTCG CTTAATGAGGAGCCGCTAACCATCAGTCAGGAGTCCCCATCTCAGGAGATGGTCCCCCTGAAGAAGAGGCGGACCCGCATTCCTGACAAACCCAACTACTCACTAAACCTATGGAGCATCATGAAGAACTGCATTGGCAAAGAGCTGTCCAAGATCCCCATGCCT GTGAACTTCAACGAGCCCATTTCCATGCTGCAGCGCTTGTCGGAGGACCTGGAGTACCACGAGCTCCTGGACAAGGCGGGAAAGTGTCAGAGCTCCCTAGAGCAGTTGTGCTATGTGGCGGCCTTCTCCATTTCCTCTTATTCCACTACTGTCCACCGCACTGGCAAGCCCTTCAACCCCTTGCTGGGCGAGACGTATGAGTTGGACCGCCGAAGAGAGAGTGGCTACCGCTCCCTCTGTGAGCAG GTGAGTCACCACCCCCCAGCAGCAGCGCACCATGTGATATCTGATCGAGGCTGGACCCTGAGGCAAGAGATCACTGTCGCCAGTAAATTCAGGGGCAAATACCTTTCCATCATGCCCTTAG GCACAATCCACGCTATCTTTGAGAAGGGCAACAATCACTACACATGGAAGAAAGTCACCACTACCGTACATAACATCATTGTAGGCAAACTATGGATTGATCAG TCAGGAGAAATAGACGTGGTGAACCACACAACAGGAGACCGCTGCCACCTAAAGTTTGCCCCCTACAGCTACTTCTCCAGAGATGTAGCCAGGAAG GTGACGGGCGTGGTGATGGACAAGGACGGCAAGGCCCACTATGTGTTGTCTGGCACATGGGATGAAAAGATGGAGTTCTCCAGGGTGATGCAGAGCAGCCGAGGGGGGGAGAATGGCACCGAAGGCAAGCAGAAGACGGTCTACCAGACCCTCAAAGCTCGGGAGGTTTGGAGAAGGAACGCTCTACC TGATAGGGCAGAGACCATGTACTTCTTCACTGACCTGGCTCTCACCCTGAATGAGCCCGAGGATGGCATCGCTCCCACGGACAGCAGGCGCCGCCCGGACCAGCGGCTAATGGAAGACGGCCGCTGGGATGAGGCCAACACTGAGAAGCAAAGACTTGAGGAGAAGCAGCGCAACGTCCGccgcgagagggagagggaagctgCCAGTCAGCGCACCGCCAGCCAATCAGAAGAAG CTGGCGATGAGGACTCTTTTAATGACCCCTCTCTCAAAA GTGCTCCTCATGACAACTACAAGGCTCTGTGGTTCGAGCGCTGTGAGGACCCCACCACAGGTGAGCTTGTTCACATATATAAGGGAGGTTATTGGGAAGCCAAGGAGCATGGCAGCTGGGAGGCCTGTCCAGACATATTCTGA